A single uncultured Acetobacterium sp. DNA region contains:
- a CDS encoding EAL domain-containing protein — MAFVFSIIFFIFFIIYISLGLYVFLTESKEAINKVLIALLFSLGVWTFGFTIAISASDYQACLFWRRFSALGWGSFFAILLHFSLLFTEKKNILKQWWIYFLIYLPAAMVIFVFSISNNLAPPLYALVNTQWGWINVAQNTSWDVFHGIYYIAYSMISMILVWRWSRKKNEIMIKKQALTIIGSYFLVFLLATLTDILSNTYLGITIPQMAPIFMALPMFIMFYNKNYFGLIIPRSVESDGAILNVIAIKKVYVYLSIALILGGILNFITQYLMSKESTLTEVLILSGVLISFGIILQLVQRLDLTERHKDLVSVCLLALLIPIVTLKFTEYGGVTIWAFPFVLIIAFLVFREKILLGIMALSIIITQIIIWVVMPITYVKVSGVDYSVRIGLFCIAIWLCYYINKLFLLRLNETSGKMKLQELITQISTDCVGINQQNFDENIDYLLKTSCEFFAVDRTYICLFDRERKTFSGLKDYCRPGIESGIDRIQNIPIDSGHWRMEKILGNELFVASDVSKLPEFVNAELFNLDVNLLKSEIIAPITSKDKVIGFWGFDTETKIIKWQDDHLNFVKIIANILGDTLTRIDAEKELSFIAHYDEVTKLPNRNLFTNYVYFSIVKQEFSDNHLGVIFLDLDSFKTVNDTVGHSMGDELLYLVGEKIKRVLCKNDLVSRFSGDEFLVMINNVSDEGQIISIAEKLMNLFYEPFILKGQEFFMTASAGIAIYPIDGKDPEELIMNADIAKFKAKEKGRNQYLLCSAAIKGEVIRQNQLTSALYRALEKNELFINYQPQVCLSNGKVTGVESLLRWQHPELGLISPAVIIPLAEQTSLINPIGEWVLETACRQSMAWQDMGMDPIIMAVNISASQFKNPQFISQVEGILKKTGLQPEYLEVEITESTAILEFEEIIEKLNGLKQIGVSIAIDDFGTEYSSLGRLKMLPLDRLKMDKQFIDGIGHNHKDQAIANAIIQLGKSLGLSIVAEGVEDEDQIAFLKTSQCDLIQGYYYYKPLDATAVEEILKQQI, encoded by the coding sequence ATGGCGTTCGTTTTTTCGATAATATTTTTTATTTTTTTTATAATTTACATTTCTTTAGGACTGTACGTTTTTTTGACTGAGTCTAAAGAAGCCATCAATAAGGTTCTTATTGCGCTGCTTTTCTCCCTTGGTGTGTGGACATTTGGCTTTACCATTGCGATCTCAGCCAGTGATTATCAAGCTTGCTTGTTCTGGCGTCGTTTTTCGGCTCTTGGATGGGGATCGTTTTTTGCGATTCTTTTACATTTTTCGTTACTATTTACGGAAAAGAAAAACATTCTGAAACAATGGTGGATTTATTTCTTAATCTATTTACCCGCTGCAATGGTCATCTTCGTTTTTTCAATTTCAAATAATCTGGCCCCACCTCTTTATGCCCTCGTTAATACCCAATGGGGTTGGATTAATGTGGCTCAAAATACAAGTTGGGATGTTTTCCATGGCATTTATTATATTGCCTATTCAATGATCAGTATGATACTCGTTTGGCGTTGGAGTCGTAAGAAAAATGAGATAATGATCAAAAAACAAGCATTAACGATTATTGGTTCGTATTTTTTAGTTTTTCTGCTGGCAACGTTAACGGATATTCTCAGTAATACCTATCTGGGTATTACCATACCTCAGATGGCACCGATATTTATGGCCTTGCCGATGTTTATCATGTTCTATAACAAAAACTATTTTGGTCTCATTATTCCTCGGTCAGTGGAATCGGATGGGGCGATCCTCAATGTGATCGCTATAAAAAAAGTCTATGTTTACCTATCGATCGCTCTGATTTTAGGAGGTATCCTTAATTTTATCACTCAATATTTGATGAGTAAGGAGTCGACGCTGACAGAAGTTTTGATTTTAAGCGGTGTGCTGATTAGTTTTGGGATTATCCTTCAGCTGGTGCAACGACTGGATCTGACCGAGCGTCATAAGGATTTAGTCAGTGTATGTTTACTTGCGCTGCTGATTCCGATTGTAACTTTAAAGTTCACTGAATATGGAGGTGTTACAATTTGGGCCTTTCCATTTGTATTGATTATTGCTTTTTTAGTATTTCGAGAAAAAATCCTTTTGGGAATTATGGCCCTCTCGATTATTATCACTCAGATCATCATTTGGGTGGTAATGCCGATCACCTATGTAAAAGTAAGTGGGGTCGATTATTCGGTGCGAATCGGTCTTTTTTGCATCGCAATTTGGCTGTGCTATTATATAAACAAACTATTTTTATTGAGGCTGAATGAAACTTCTGGGAAAATGAAATTACAAGAGCTGATCACCCAGATTTCGACGGATTGTGTTGGTATCAATCAGCAGAATTTTGATGAAAACATCGATTATTTATTAAAAACAAGCTGTGAGTTTTTTGCGGTAGATCGAACCTATATCTGCTTGTTTGACCGAGAGCGAAAAACATTTTCAGGGCTAAAAGATTATTGTCGCCCAGGCATTGAATCCGGAATCGATCGGATTCAAAATATTCCGATTGATTCCGGTCACTGGCGGATGGAAAAAATCCTTGGTAATGAATTATTTGTCGCTTCAGATGTCAGCAAACTTCCGGAATTTGTTAATGCTGAATTATTTAATCTTGACGTTAATTTACTTAAATCTGAGATTATCGCGCCGATAACAAGCAAAGATAAGGTCATTGGATTTTGGGGATTTGATACCGAAACCAAGATTATCAAATGGCAGGATGATCACCTCAATTTCGTCAAGATAATCGCCAATATTCTGGGGGATACGTTGACACGGATTGATGCTGAAAAAGAATTAAGTTTCATCGCGCATTACGACGAGGTCACCAAGCTGCCAAACCGAAATCTGTTTACAAATTACGTTTATTTCAGCATCGTCAAGCAGGAGTTTTCGGACAATCATCTGGGTGTTATTTTTCTTGATCTGGACTCATTTAAAACCGTTAATGATACGGTCGGTCATAGCATGGGTGATGAATTACTCTATCTGGTGGGCGAAAAAATCAAACGTGTTCTTTGTAAAAATGATCTGGTTTCACGTTTCAGTGGCGATGAATTTTTAGTGATGATCAATAATGTAAGTGACGAAGGCCAAATCATTTCGATTGCCGAAAAGTTAATGAATCTTTTTTATGAGCCCTTTATCCTGAAAGGACAGGAGTTTTTTATGACCGCCAGTGCCGGGATCGCAATCTATCCCATTGATGGGAAAGATCCGGAAGAACTGATTATGAATGCCGACATTGCAAAATTCAAGGCGAAAGAAAAAGGCAGAAATCAATACCTACTATGCTCGGCAGCGATAAAAGGCGAAGTGATCCGACAGAATCAACTGACCAGCGCACTGTATCGTGCGCTTGAAAAAAATGAGCTATTTATCAATTATCAACCCCAGGTATGCTTGAGCAACGGAAAGGTTACTGGAGTCGAATCCCTGCTACGATGGCAGCATCCAGAATTGGGTTTAATTTCACCAGCGGTGATTATCCCATTAGCGGAACAGACAAGTCTGATCAACCCAATCGGAGAATGGGTGCTGGAAACCGCTTGTCGTCAAAGTATGGCTTGGCAGGATATGGGTATGGATCCCATTATTATGGCGGTTAATATTTCAGCCAGCCAGTTTAAAAATCCACAGTTTATCAGTCAGGTTGAAGGAATCCTTAAAAAAACCGGTCTTCAGCCGGAATATCTGGAAGTGGAAATTACAGAAAGTACAGCCATATTAGAGTTTGAAGAAATTATTGAAAAACTCAATGGGTTAAAACAAATTGGCGTTTCAATTGCAATCGATGACTTTGGAACGGAATATTCCTCTCTGGGTCGATTAAAAATGCTACCATTGGATCGGCTCAAAATGGACAAGCAGTTTATTGATGGTATCGGTCATAATCACAAGGATCAGGCGATTGCCAATGCTATAATCCAGCTGGGAAAAAGTCTGGGCTTATCAATCGTAGCTGAAGGGGTTGAAGATGAGGATCAGATCGCTTTTTTAAAAACATCACAATGCGATTTAATCCAGGGATATTACTACTACAAACCCCTTGATGCAACAGCCGTTGAGGAAATACTAAAACAGCAGATCTAA
- a CDS encoding 4Fe-4S binding protein has protein sequence MDKNDIVQVASNFIEASSFNQIKMENNTPKDLVGKRIYDGPIFGFCDASDETFAILKEPEVIGCHFRNPREWLPTAKTVISFFLPFSEAVKASNREHKIWPSWGWLVGRIEGHQLLRSLLIHLQSSINQAGFKTVIPSMDKKFFSITEPIEELCGEPLAFTSNWSERHIAYLAGLGTFGLSKGLITEKGIAGRFGSLVTELELESNQHPYEVYNAYCTKCGACVKQCPVKAISLRKGKDHRLCSIFLDKTAEKFKPRYGCGKCQVNVPCESGIPGNME, from the coding sequence ATGGACAAAAACGATATCGTACAAGTAGCATCAAACTTTATCGAAGCATCATCATTTAATCAGATAAAGATGGAAAATAATACACCAAAAGATTTAGTTGGAAAAAGAATCTATGATGGTCCTATTTTTGGGTTTTGTGATGCCAGTGATGAGACATTTGCAATCCTCAAAGAGCCGGAAGTCATTGGTTGTCATTTCAGAAATCCCCGGGAATGGCTGCCAACGGCTAAAACAGTGATTTCCTTTTTTCTGCCTTTTTCTGAGGCGGTAAAGGCCAGCAACCGGGAGCATAAAATATGGCCTTCCTGGGGATGGTTGGTTGGTCGAATTGAAGGCCATCAATTATTACGAAGTCTGCTGATTCATTTGCAAAGCAGTATCAATCAGGCTGGTTTCAAGACTGTAATTCCTTCCATGGATAAGAAGTTTTTCAGTATTACGGAGCCGATCGAAGAACTGTGCGGAGAACCATTGGCTTTTACCAGTAATTGGTCGGAGCGACATATTGCCTATCTCGCGGGATTGGGTACCTTTGGGCTTTCAAAAGGACTGATCACCGAAAAGGGAATTGCCGGAAGGTTTGGAAGTCTGGTTACCGAACTTGAGTTGGAATCGAATCAACACCCGTACGAAGTTTATAATGCCTATTGTACCAAGTGTGGTGCCTGTGTGAAACAATGTCCAGTTAAAGCTATTTCTCTTCGGAAGGGAAAAGATCACCGATTATGCAGTATTTTTCTCGATAAAACCGCAGAAAAATTCAAGCCTCGGTATGGTTGTGGAAAATGCCAGGTCAATGTACCCTGTGAGAGTGGGATACCAGGCAATATGGAGTAA
- a CDS encoding SPFH domain-containing protein, translating into MILFLLILVLALAFFLAGVRIIRPTSRGLIETFGKYTKYAEPGFHWIIIGVQKIYIVNVTEQMFNAEPQVIITNDNLNATVDAQIYFKVKPDEESVKNSVYNVNNYKVQIVNLARTTLRNIIGTMTLKSANSERSIINTDLLKTLKEETDKWGIDIVRAELREIDPPQDVQETMNKVVKAENEKVAAIDFATAAETTADGVKRAEIKKAEGIKQARILEAEGEAFAIKLVNEAAEEYFVGNAQLLKQLQTTEIALKNNAKIVVPSNAQLINVIGEMSGILPIEK; encoded by the coding sequence ATGATTTTATTTTTATTGATTCTCGTTCTTGCGTTAGCTTTTTTTCTGGCTGGGGTTCGGATTATTCGACCAACAAGTCGTGGTCTAATTGAAACATTTGGAAAGTACACAAAGTATGCAGAACCCGGTTTTCACTGGATCATAATCGGGGTGCAAAAAATTTATATTGTAAACGTCACGGAGCAAATGTTTAATGCTGAGCCGCAGGTCATTATTACCAATGATAATCTTAATGCAACCGTTGATGCTCAGATTTATTTTAAGGTCAAGCCTGATGAGGAGAGTGTCAAGAACTCCGTTTACAACGTCAATAATTATAAGGTGCAGATTGTCAACCTTGCCCGGACCACCTTACGTAATATCATCGGGACAATGACATTAAAATCGGCAAATAGTGAACGAAGTATTATTAATACTGACTTGCTTAAAACATTAAAAGAAGAAACGGACAAATGGGGCATCGATATTGTTCGGGCCGAGTTAAGAGAAATTGATCCGCCTCAGGATGTTCAGGAAACCATGAACAAGGTCGTTAAAGCAGAAAATGAAAAAGTTGCGGCGATCGATTTTGCCACTGCAGCAGAAACGACTGCAGATGGGGTAAAACGTGCGGAAATCAAAAAAGCAGAGGGGATCAAACAAGCCCGAATTCTTGAAGCAGAAGGCGAAGCATTTGCAATCAAATTAGTTAATGAAGCGGCAGAAGAGTATTTTGTTGGGAATGCTCAATTATTAAAGCAATTGCAGACCACCGAAATCGCCTTAAAAAACAATGCTAAAATTGTTGTACCATCAAATGCCCAACTGATTAATGTAATCGGTGAAATGTCGGGAATTTTACCAATTGAAAAATAA
- a CDS encoding PAS domain S-box protein translates to MDVQKNDQRYNKESFFEELFRHNQEIMLLINPDSLKIEDCNRSACLFYGLTHDEMVTKKIGDFNCLNEEMLKKEVESAKESKRNKFYFKHRLSNGEIRDVEVHASPLSLAGDDYLLSTVRDITDDQMDSQALRKENILLEKRVSERTYELEELNKQLATAKAELERELVFVRALFESIPGYLYVYDESGRLIKWNKKHAEMTGYSSAELAQMTIDKWFEGDDLVRVLAAVDQVFKTGYGEVEANLIKKNGEKLLIRSNGVVMTLDGKKYFTGIGLDITEQRQLEAQLAKDSKLLETTLISVGDGVISCDQEGRVLFINRVAENLTGWTKKEALNKPIELVFNVINDGTREKSENIVKDVIRKREIRELTNQTLLISRDGIERPIEESAAPIMEENGAVLGVVLVFRDFTEKKQKLDQIAYLSYHDQLTGLYNRRFYEEELMRMDTPRNLPLSLVMGDVNGLKLVNDSFGHAMGDELLKKSAEIITKACRADDIIARLGGDEFVILLPKTDSLETEEVIKRIETLAENETVGTVDVSISFGFETKYKEDEDIQQVFKKAEDYMYRRKLTESLGMRNKTVGMVINTLFEKNHREMRHSQRVSKLSEEVANKLGLNTKDTQDLKTAGLMHDIGKIGISDGILNKPEMLDELEWKEIRRHPEVGYRILSSANEFAEIADHILEHHEHWDGSGYPKGLKGEEISLEARIIAIADAYDAMTKMRLHMDDLTVEEAIEEINRCSGTQFDPEIAQIFVDMIIEDE, encoded by the coding sequence ATGGATGTTCAGAAAAACGACCAGCGTTACAATAAAGAATCTTTTTTTGAAGAACTATTTAGACACAATCAGGAAATCATGCTTCTGATCAATCCGGATTCATTAAAAATCGAAGATTGCAATCGCTCCGCCTGTTTGTTTTATGGTTTAACACATGATGAAATGGTCACAAAAAAAATTGGCGATTTTAATTGCTTAAATGAAGAAATGCTCAAGAAAGAAGTCGAAAGCGCCAAAGAAAGCAAAAGAAATAAGTTTTATTTTAAACATCGATTGTCAAATGGCGAAATCAGAGATGTTGAAGTACACGCAAGTCCCTTATCACTGGCAGGTGATGATTATTTGTTATCAACTGTGAGAGATATTACTGATGATCAAATGGATAGTCAGGCACTCAGAAAAGAAAATATCCTTTTGGAAAAACGGGTATCAGAACGAACCTATGAACTGGAAGAGCTCAATAAGCAGCTTGCTACCGCAAAAGCAGAATTGGAACGCGAGCTGGTTTTTGTCAGAGCTTTGTTTGAGAGCATTCCCGGATATCTTTATGTATATGATGAAAGCGGAAGACTGATTAAATGGAATAAAAAACACGCTGAAATGACGGGGTATTCATCAGCCGAATTGGCCCAAATGACCATTGATAAATGGTTTGAAGGGGACGATTTAGTTCGTGTTTTGGCAGCGGTTGACCAGGTTTTTAAAACGGGATATGGCGAAGTAGAAGCTAATTTAATCAAAAAAAATGGCGAAAAGCTGCTTATTCGTTCAAACGGCGTCGTCATGACGCTTGATGGAAAGAAATATTTTACGGGTATTGGCCTTGATATTACCGAACAGCGCCAATTGGAAGCGCAACTGGCAAAAGATAGTAAGTTATTGGAAACAACATTAATCTCGGTTGGGGATGGTGTGATTTCCTGCGATCAGGAGGGGCGGGTTTTATTTATTAATCGGGTGGCAGAGAATTTGACCGGCTGGACCAAAAAAGAGGCGTTAAATAAACCCATCGAATTGGTTTTTAATGTGATTAATGATGGAACCCGTGAAAAGTCCGAGAATATTGTCAAGGATGTGATCAGAAAGAGAGAAATCCGAGAACTAACCAATCAGACGCTTTTAATATCGAGGGATGGAATAGAACGCCCGATTGAAGAAAGCGCAGCACCAATTATGGAAGAAAATGGAGCAGTATTGGGTGTTGTGCTGGTGTTTCGTGATTTTACCGAGAAAAAACAGAAATTAGATCAAATTGCCTATTTAAGCTATCACGATCAGCTTACCGGTCTTTATAATCGTCGCTTTTATGAAGAAGAGTTAATGCGAATGGATACGCCCAGAAACCTGCCGCTTTCTCTGGTAATGGGAGATGTCAATGGACTAAAACTGGTTAATGACAGTTTTGGTCATGCAATGGGGGATGAACTGCTAAAGAAATCGGCAGAAATTATCACTAAAGCCTGTCGTGCCGATGATATTATCGCAAGATTGGGAGGCGATGAATTTGTGATTCTCCTGCCTAAAACAGATTCGTTAGAAACTGAAGAAGTCATCAAACGGATCGAAACACTGGCCGAAAATGAAACGGTTGGAACCGTCGATGTCTCCATATCGTTTGGATTTGAGACAAAATACAAAGAAGATGAGGACATTCAGCAGGTATTCAAAAAAGCTGAAGACTATATGTATCGTCGCAAACTGACTGAAAGTCTGGGAATGCGCAATAAAACGGTCGGAATGGTTATTAATACACTATTTGAAAAAAATCACCGGGAAATGCGGCATTCTCAAAGAGTCAGCAAACTATCAGAAGAAGTTGCCAACAAACTTGGTTTAAATACGAAAGATACCCAGGATTTGAAAACAGCCGGACTGATGCATGATATTGGAAAGATCGGTATTTCGGATGGGATTCTCAATAAGCCGGAAATGCTGGATGAGCTGGAATGGAAAGAAATACGGCGACATCCAGAGGTAGGCTATCGGATTTTGAGTTCAGCTAATGAATTTGCTGAAATAGCGGATCACATTTTGGAACATCACGAGCATTGGGACGGAAGTGGTTACCCGAAAGGGCTAAAAGGTGAGGAAATCTCATTGGAAGCCCGGATCATAGCCATTGCAGATGCTTATGATGCCATGACAAAAATGAGATTACATATGGATGACCTTACTGTTGAAGAAGCCATCGAAGAGATCAACCGTTGTTCCGGCACACAGTTTGATCCGGAAATAGCTCAGATCTTTGTTGACATGATCATCGAAGATGAATAA
- a CDS encoding flavodoxin family protein, with protein MKILGINGSPHGEGNTYSALSIAGEIFAQESIDFEIFNVGMKAVQGCTGCNACGKTKNEQCIFTKDVVNEGIQKIKEADGVIFASPVHFSGIGGNMKSFLDRAFYVAGANGGLFRHKVAAALVAVRRSGGVTTIDQLNHYITYSEMVMATGNYWNVIHGRTAGEATQDTEGAQTIEVTAANMVWLMRLIENGKGVVAEPNPFKKVYMHFVR; from the coding sequence ATGAAAATATTAGGCATTAATGGCAGTCCCCATGGAGAAGGCAATACGTATAGTGCCCTGAGTATTGCTGGAGAGATTTTTGCCCAGGAAAGCATTGATTTTGAAATTTTCAATGTGGGGATGAAAGCAGTACAGGGGTGTACGGGTTGTAACGCCTGCGGCAAAACTAAAAACGAGCAATGTATCTTTACCAAAGATGTGGTCAATGAAGGGATTCAAAAGATAAAGGAAGCGGATGGTGTCATTTTTGCAAGTCCCGTTCACTTTTCTGGAATCGGTGGAAATATGAAATCATTTCTGGATCGGGCATTTTATGTGGCCGGAGCCAATGGCGGATTATTTCGGCACAAAGTCGCTGCGGCGCTGGTTGCGGTTCGCCGTTCAGGTGGCGTTACCACCATTGATCAACTGAATCATTACATTACCTATTCAGAAATGGTAATGGCAACCGGTAATTATTGGAATGTTATCCATGGTCGCACCGCAGGTGAAGCCACCCAGGATACGGAAGGGGCTCAGACAATTGAGGTCACTGCCGCGAATATGGTTTGGCTTATGCGTCTCATTGAAAATGGTAAGGGAGTAGTGGCCGAACCGAATCCATTTAAGAAAGTCTATATGCATTTTGTGCGATAG
- a CDS encoding DUF4097 family beta strand repeat-containing protein has protein sequence MNANQSWIKYIAIAFGLVLALGIISTIVNGGLAIMKGFGLIENEVRIVNQSNDTFSQKYSGDLESVYINFNVGSVTLQSGDVFQVEGSNISSNLTAKLENGKLIIEDKQNNNFLSNFFGPDQVPTLVVTIPKNTQLKKLDLELGAGHGELSQISTDELIIKQGAGEISAYQLNANSGQLKGGAGAVDFSDVSLNDFEIKGGVGLINIKGIMTGDLEIKCGVGQTSLDINGNIDDYFITADQGVGSITVNGQGIPENGTGSKSAPNRIDIDGGVGPVNMTFK, from the coding sequence ATGAATGCGAATCAGAGTTGGATTAAATACATTGCTATCGCCTTTGGTCTGGTATTGGCTTTAGGTATTATTTCAACGATTGTCAATGGCGGCCTGGCAATTATGAAAGGTTTCGGTCTCATTGAAAATGAAGTTCGGATTGTTAATCAGAGCAACGATACTTTTAGTCAAAAGTATTCAGGCGATTTGGAGTCTGTTTATATTAATTTTAATGTCGGGAGTGTGACCCTTCAATCCGGGGATGTTTTTCAAGTTGAAGGCTCAAACATCTCTTCAAATCTTACCGCTAAACTTGAAAATGGCAAACTTATTATCGAAGATAAACAAAACAACAACTTTCTATCAAATTTCTTTGGCCCGGATCAGGTGCCAACATTGGTCGTTACCATTCCTAAAAATACCCAACTCAAAAAACTGGACTTGGAACTTGGCGCTGGTCATGGTGAACTATCGCAAATCAGTACCGATGAACTGATCATCAAACAAGGAGCCGGTGAAATATCAGCCTATCAACTTAATGCGAATTCCGGTCAACTCAAAGGTGGCGCCGGTGCCGTTGATTTTTCAGATGTTTCATTAAATGATTTTGAGATCAAGGGTGGGGTTGGCCTCATCAACATCAAGGGCATCATGACCGGTGACCTGGAAATAAAGTGCGGTGTTGGTCAAACCAGTCTGGATATTAACGGAAACATTGATGATTATTTCATTACCGCAGACCAGGGTGTCGGTTCGATTACCGTCAATGGTCAGGGGATACCAGAAAATGGGACTGGTTCTAAGTCAGCACCCAACCGCATCGATATCGATGGCGGTGTCGGACCTGTTAATATGACATTTAAATAA
- a CDS encoding LiaF domain-containing protein, protein MRSRVGNLLWGLLLVAIGLGFAGNVFGLWNFELFFAGWWTLFIIVPCAISMVQNGVQLWNTIGLGIGVLLFVSAQGIFNGQLLGDLIFPIIIIAIGLSIMFKDRLSKNAKLIQGISKDGLPEYSAVFGGQDLSFPGEAFKGANLTAVFGSVSLDLRQAIIDEDVYVSATAVFGGIDMMVPSNVRVEMTTTPIFGGASNKANKPLGENPPTIYINSTNIFGGTEVK, encoded by the coding sequence ATGAGAAGTCGAGTTGGTAACCTGTTATGGGGTCTTTTATTAGTAGCCATTGGTCTTGGATTTGCTGGGAATGTCTTCGGGCTGTGGAATTTTGAACTGTTTTTTGCCGGTTGGTGGACCTTGTTTATCATTGTTCCCTGCGCCATCAGTATGGTTCAGAATGGCGTGCAGCTTTGGAATACCATCGGCTTGGGAATTGGGGTTTTGTTATTCGTTTCAGCGCAAGGCATTTTTAACGGCCAGCTTTTGGGCGACTTAATTTTTCCCATCATCATCATTGCTATTGGTTTAAGTATTATGTTTAAGGATCGTCTCAGTAAAAATGCCAAACTGATTCAAGGCATCAGCAAAGATGGTCTCCCGGAGTATTCAGCAGTGTTTGGCGGACAGGATTTGAGTTTCCCGGGTGAAGCGTTCAAAGGCGCAAACTTAACCGCTGTTTTTGGCAGTGTCTCATTGGATTTAAGACAGGCGATCATCGATGAAGATGTCTATGTTTCAGCTACCGCTGTGTTTGGCGGCATTGATATGATGGTTCCCAGTAATGTCCGGGTAGAAATGACCACAACGCCGATCTTTGGGGGTGCATCGAACAAGGCCAATAAACCACTTGGCGAAAATCCACCAACGATTTACATCAACAGCACTAATATTTTTGGAGGCACTGAAGTTAAATGA